A single window of Tautonia marina DNA harbors:
- a CDS encoding M13 family metallopeptidase: MNSPARGAMIASLLLIAIPGVRASDPTDTSKPTLRSGIDLSNADAAIRPQDDLFRHVNGKWLVEAEIPADRSADGAFYALRDEAEEDLKVLIERAAETGGPPGSETQKVGDLFASFMDEARVEQLGLEPIRDELAKVDAIESKDELIRSLAELERVGVDGLFGGYVDTDAKQSDAYILNLYQGGIGLPDESYYRDEKFAPIREAYVAHIARMFTLAGIAEAEEKAQQVMDLETRLASHHWDRVQSRDATLTYNKKDLEALAELTPGFAWPRYFDAYGADGIEQVILAQPSYFEAMAEVLADVPLDQWKTWLTWNVLHAYAPYLNEAIVAETFDFFGKTLTGAEENRPRWKRGVQVVEGSLGEAVGKLFVEEHFPPRAKERMEELVANLIEAYRQGITGLDWMGEETKAKALEKLETFNPKIGYPDTWRDYSALEIVPGDLVGNIQRATAFEVDRNLKKLGQEVDRGEWFMTPQTVNAYYNPGMNEIVFPAAILRPPFFDLEADDAANYGAIGAVIGHEIGHGFDDQGSKYDGMGNLNDWWTDSDREEFDERAGMLIEQYSTFEPAQLPGQTVNGALTIGENIGDLGGLTIAHRAYRISLDGEEPPVIDGLTGDQRFFMGWAQVWRTKYRDAELTRRLATDPHSPAEFRCNGVIRNMPEFYEAFGVKEGDALYLPPEQRVKIW; this comes from the coding sequence ATGAATTCTCCGGCCCGCGGCGCGATGATCGCGTCGCTGTTGCTGATCGCGATCCCAGGGGTTCGCGCCTCCGACCCGACGGACACCTCGAAGCCGACCCTTCGATCGGGCATTGATCTCTCGAACGCCGATGCGGCCATCCGCCCGCAGGACGACCTGTTCCGCCACGTCAACGGCAAGTGGCTCGTCGAGGCGGAGATTCCCGCCGATCGCTCGGCCGATGGTGCGTTCTACGCGCTCCGTGACGAGGCCGAGGAGGATTTGAAGGTCCTCATTGAGCGAGCGGCCGAAACCGGTGGACCGCCGGGCTCCGAGACCCAGAAGGTTGGCGACCTGTTCGCCAGCTTCATGGATGAAGCCCGCGTCGAACAGCTCGGCCTGGAGCCGATCCGGGACGAACTGGCAAAGGTTGATGCGATCGAGTCCAAGGATGAGTTGATTCGCTCGCTCGCCGAACTGGAGCGGGTGGGCGTGGACGGCCTTTTCGGCGGCTATGTCGATACCGACGCCAAGCAGTCCGACGCCTACATCCTCAACCTCTATCAAGGGGGGATCGGCCTGCCGGACGAGTCGTACTATCGCGACGAAAAGTTCGCGCCGATCCGAGAGGCTTACGTCGCTCACATCGCCCGCATGTTCACCTTGGCAGGGATTGCCGAAGCCGAGGAGAAGGCCCAGCAGGTCATGGACCTGGAAACCCGGCTTGCGTCGCACCACTGGGACCGCGTCCAGAGCCGAGACGCCACCCTCACCTACAACAAGAAAGACCTGGAAGCCCTGGCGGAACTGACTCCCGGATTCGCCTGGCCGCGCTACTTCGACGCCTACGGCGCTGACGGCATTGAGCAGGTGATCCTCGCTCAGCCGAGCTACTTCGAGGCGATGGCCGAGGTGCTGGCCGACGTTCCGCTCGACCAGTGGAAGACCTGGCTGACCTGGAACGTCCTACACGCCTATGCCCCGTATCTGAACGAGGCAATCGTTGCCGAGACCTTCGACTTCTTCGGTAAGACGTTGACCGGCGCCGAGGAGAACCGTCCCCGGTGGAAGCGAGGGGTCCAGGTTGTTGAAGGGTCACTCGGTGAAGCGGTGGGCAAGCTTTTCGTCGAGGAGCATTTCCCACCCCGAGCCAAGGAGCGCATGGAGGAACTGGTTGCCAACCTCATCGAAGCCTACCGCCAGGGAATCACTGGTCTTGACTGGATGGGAGAGGAAACCAAGGCGAAGGCCCTCGAAAAGCTTGAGACCTTCAACCCGAAGATCGGGTATCCAGACACCTGGCGCGACTACTCGGCGCTGGAGATCGTGCCCGGCGACCTTGTCGGCAACATCCAGCGCGCGACCGCCTTCGAGGTCGATCGGAACCTGAAGAAACTCGGCCAGGAGGTCGACCGGGGCGAGTGGTTCATGACCCCGCAGACGGTCAACGCCTATTACAATCCGGGGATGAACGAGATCGTCTTCCCGGCCGCGATCCTCAGGCCCCCGTTCTTCGATCTGGAGGCTGACGACGCCGCCAATTACGGAGCAATCGGCGCCGTGATCGGCCACGAAATCGGCCACGGATTCGATGACCAGGGGTCGAAATATGATGGAATGGGCAATTTAAACGACTGGTGGACCGACTCGGACCGCGAGGAGTTCGACGAACGCGCCGGGATGCTCATCGAGCAGTACAGCACGTTCGAACCTGCCCAGCTCCCCGGCCAGACGGTCAACGGCGCGTTGACGATCGGCGAGAATATCGGCGACCTCGGCGGCCTGACCATCGCGCACCGGGCCTACCGGATTTCGCTGGATGGCGAGGAACCGCCGGTCATCGACGGTCTGACCGGAGATCAACGATTCTTCATGGGATGGGCGCAGGTCTGGCGGACCAAGTACCGCGACGCCGAACTGACCCGCCGCCTCGCCACCGATCCCCACTCCCCCGCCGAGTTCCGCTGCAATGGGGTGATTCGCAACATGCCCGAGTTCTACGAGGCATTCGGGGTGAAGGAAGGAGACGCACTTTACCTGCCACCTGAGCAGCGTGTCAAGATCTGGTAA